A region of the Microbacterium sp. SL75 genome:
ACCGGCCACGAGGGCCTCCTCATGGACTACGAGCGCCCCATGACGCGCATCGACTCGCGCACGGGCCAGCCGTACAACACCTCGTCGCATTTCCAGTGGATCGGCGAGCGCACCCGCGAGCTCGACGGCGCTCACGTCGACTACTTCTCGAAGATCCGCAACCCCATCGGTGTCAAGCTCGGCCCCACCACGACGACCGACACCGCGCTGGCGCTGATCGACAAGCTCGACCCCGAGCGCGAGCCGGGTCGCTTGACCTTCATCACCCGCATGGGGTCGGGCAAGATCCGCGACGCCCTGCCGCCGTTGCTCGAGGCCGTCCGCGACTCGGGCGCCACCCCGCTCTGGGTCACCGACCCGATGCACGGCAATGGCATCACCACCCCCACCGGCTACAAGACGCGCCGGTTCGACGACGTCGTGGACGAGGTGCGCGGCTTCTTCGAGGCGCACCGCTCGGTGGGCACGCACCCCGGCGGCATCCACGTCGAGCTCACCGGCGACGATGTCACCGAGTGCCTGGGCGGCTCGGAGCAGATCGACGAGGCGACTCTCGCTACGCGTTACGAGAGCCTGTGCGACCCGCGTCTGAACCACCGCCAGAGCCTCGAGCTGGCCTTCCTCGTGGCCGAGGAGCTCGAGAAGCGCTGACTCTCTCGTGAATCAGACGACGCCCCCGGCCTTCAGGTCGGGGGCGTCGTCGTTCGTGAGGTCGCGGTCAGGACGCGAAGGTGATCGCAGCGAGCGGCTCGACGATCTCTTCGGCGGCGATGCCTACAGCGTCGGCGTCAGCGTGATCGTCGATCCCTGCGGAGCGGTCGTCCCGGCCTTGGGGTTCGTGGCGCGAACCTTGTAGATGTCCCAGTACTTGAAGCCGAGGGGCAGGGTGCCGTCGTCGATACCCGCGTTGACCTGAAATCCGAGCGCTTCGAGGGTCTTCACGGCATCCCGGATCGACATCCCCACCACGTTGCCGGGGATCTCGACGGGCTTCGGCCCGATCGACACGCGCAGGGGGACCGTGTCACCGGGGCGCCAGTTGCCGCCGCCGTCGCGCTGGCCCATGGAGATGACGTTGCCGGATGCCACGGAGTTGCTGTAATCCTCGGTCACCGAGGACTTCAGCCCGACGCCGTCGAGGGCGCGCTGGGCTTGCGAGCGCGAGTCTCCGGTGACGTCGGGGATCGGGCCGAGAGAGACGACGAGCGAGGCCGCGTCACCCTCGTAGACGGTGCATCCCTGCGTGCAGTCGATCGCGTCGCCGCCCGAGCGGGGGATGACCGAGGCGCCCAGGACCGTTCCGTCGGCGGGGTCGGCGAACTGGCGCTCGGGGTCGCCCGCGACGCCGACGAAGGCCTGCTCGAGGATCGCGCGCACCTCGTCCGCGCTCTTGCCGGCGAGGGCCGGGATCTGATGGGTCGCCGGTCCGATCGAGACGAAGACGGTGACGACGGTCTCTTTGTCGAGCCGTTCGCCGGGGGCGGGGTCGGACCCCACCGTCGTGCCGGAGGGGATCTCTCGATCCGTGACCTCTTGCGCCTGCGCCTGCAGCTGCTGCTGCGTCAACAGGGCTTGGGCGTCGGCGAAGCTCCGCCCCGAGACGTCGGGGACGGCGACGAGCGAGCCCGGCCCCGACCCGAAGTACCAGCCGGTGAATCCGGCGCCGCCGGCGAGCAGCAGCACGAGCACGAGGAGCCAGGCCCCGCGCGCCGTGCGTCGACGCGTGCGGGTGCGCAGACGCGCGGCGTTGTCGGGTTCATCGATGGTGGCGGAGGGGAGGGATGCCGTCTGGGGAAGGACCTTGGTCAGCTCGCGGGACTCCGCTGCGGAGGCCGGGCCCGTCGTGCCCACCGACACGGCGCGAGCGACCTGGGGGGCGAGGCCGAGCTCTTTCTCGATCGCACGCAGCCGCTCGAGCATCGCACCGGCGTCGAGGGGGCGATCGCCCGGCTCGCGCTCGGTCGACCACAGCACGAGCTCGTCGAGTTGCTCCGGAACGCCGGGATTCTTGGCGCTGGGGCGCGGGACGGAGTCGGTGGCGTGCTGATAGGCGATCTGCATCGGCTGCTCGCCCTTGTAGGGCTGCTCGCCGACGAGCATCTCGTAGAGCATGATTCCGAGCGAGTAGATGTCGCTGCGGGCGTCCGCGGTGCCGCGGGTGACGAGTTCGGGCGCCAGGTACGCGATCGTGCCCATGAGCTGGGCGCCGCTCGCGGTGTTCGCGGTCGTCGCGCGCGCCAGACCGAAGTCGCCGATCTTGATGCGGCCGTCCTCGGCGAGCAGCACGTTCTCGGGCTTGACGTCGCGGTGGACGATCCCGGCCCGGTGCGCTGCCGCGAGCCCCGACAGGATGGCATCCATGATCGTGAGGGTCTGATCGATCGTGAGGCGCCGATGCTCGCGCAGCAGCTCGCGCAGGGTGATGCCCGGGAGGTATTCCATCACCAGGTAGGCCATCTCGCCGTCCTGGCCCTGGTCGAACACGTTCACGACGTGCGGGTCGCTCAGGCGGGCGGCCGAGCGGGCCTCCTGGATGAAGCGGCTCTGGAACACGGTGTCGTCGCTGAGGTGGCCGTGCATGACCTTCAGCGCGACGCGGCGCTCGAGGCGCAGGTCGGTCGCCACGTACACGGTCGCCATCCCGCCGCGCGCGATACGCGCGCGGACCCGGTATCGGCCGTCGACGAGACGGCCGATCAGCGGGTCTGCCTGCTGACTCGTGCTCACAGGTCGAGTCTACGGAGCGCCCCCTGTGAGGCCGGGGAGCGGCTCACCCTCACCTCGGACGAGAAGATCAGCCGAGAACGGAGAGCCACGTGGTGGCGGGTTGCTCCCACTGCGCGTACCGGTCCGGGTAGGCCGAGATCTGCACGGCCTGAGCGGCGTCGGCGTACGACAGCTGGTCCCACCCGGGGATGTCGAGCAGGCCGCGGGTCGCGGAGCCGTTGGGGTCGGCCGCTCCGCCGTAGAACACGCGGGTGGACCGCTCTCGGTCGAGGATCTGATCCGGGGTGCCCCAGCCGGTGCTGGGGCGCTGCTGGAACAGGCCGAGCGAGTCGCGGTCGCCCCAATCGAGGTTGCGCAGCCACGACTCCTGCATCGCGGTGCCCAGGGCGATGAGTATTCCGCGATCCGAGACGCCGAGTTCTCGTCCGATGCGGATGATCAGGCGTGCGTTCTCGGACTGCTCGGCATCCAGCCCGGGGGCGGTGGCGGGGGCCACGGCCGCGGGTGCGGGTGCGGGGGATCCCGACGGGATCTGCAATACGTCGCCCGGGTAGATGATCGAGGCGCGCGTGAGGGCGTTCGCGCTGAGCACGGCGTCGAGCGAGACGCCGTTGGCGCGGGCGATGGCCGAGACGGTGTCGCCCGGGCGGACCTCGTGCGACCGGGGCGCGGCTTCGGGAGCGGCGGGAGCCGGGGGAGCGGGCGTCGCCGCGGGGGTGAGTGCGAGAACCTGGCCGGGTCGGATGAGGCTGTCGGGTGTCAGGCCGTTGGCCGCCAGGACCGCCGCGGTGTCGAGACCATGAGCCCGAGCGATGCCCCACACCGTGTCGCCTGACTTGACGGTGTAGGTGGTGGGGGCGGTGACGCCCGCGATTGCCTGCACCCCGATACCGCGGGGGGCGGGAGGCAGGACCGTGAGGGCAGGCTCGGGGGGCGCGGCGTGAGCGGCGTGCTCGGCGGCGAGGGTCAGGGCGATCGAGCCGGCCACAGCGGCCGGCCAGATGGCGACCGCGCGGCGTCGCGAGGGCAGGGGGGACAGCGTGAGTCGTCGCATGGTGGGGGGATTCCGTTCGTTCGACTGCCCGACACGCTGGCATGCCTCGGGGCTGATGTCAACGAAAGTGACGGTTGTGACGCATGTGACTCGTGTGCAGATGGACCGCGGGGCGGTCCGGGGCGGCGGAAATGAGAGGATGGGCGAGTGAGTGAGACTTCCCGTTACGAGACCGCGTGGCTGACCATTCCCGACCTGGTCGAGATGCTCGACGAGTCGCTCGGCCGCGTCCGCCGCCTGTTCGACGAGCATTACCTCGTCGGCTCGCGCCGCGAAGGCGTGTTCAAGGTGCCGGCGGTCTTCATCGTGGACGGGCGCCCGCTGGCGTCGCTGCGCGGCACGATCATCGTTCTGCACGATGCCGGGTTCGACGCCGACGAGACCATCGATTGGCTCCTGACTCCGGAAGAGAGCATCGGCATGGCACCCATCGAGGCTCTGCTCGCCGGGCGCAAGAGCGAGGTCCGCCGAGTCGCCGCGACCCTCGCCTGAGACGTTCCGGCCTCAGGCCGTTCGTTCGGTGGCGGCACGCGCGAGAGCGCGGAGGTCCTCGAGTGCGGCCGTGTCGACCTCGGCGTCGGCGAGAGCGAGATCGGCTCGCCGCGAGTAGTCGGCGATCAGGTCCTCCGTGCGTTCGAGCGCTCCCGTGTCGAGGATCGTCTGCTGCAGCGCCGCGATCTGCGCCCCATCCAGAGCGGGGTCGCCGAGGAGGGCGTCGAAGCCCTCGCGTCGCTGAGGTGACAGACTCTCACGGGCGTAGGCGACCAGCACCGTGCGCTTTCCCTCGCGCAGGTCGTCACCGACCGGCTTTCCGGTGACCGCGCTGTCGCCGAAGACCCCCAGCACGTCGTCGCGCAGCTGGAACGCCATGCCGACGTCGTGACCGAAGCGCCCGAGGGCGTCGAGCTGCGCCTCGTCGGCGCCGGCGAGAGCCGCGCCGATCTGGAGGGGCTGCTGGATGCTGTAGCGCGCCGACTTGTACGAGGCGATGCGCAGCGCCCGCTCCGCATGGGCGTCGTCGGGGTAGACGGTGTAGGCGGACTCCTCGGCGACGTCGAGGAACTGGCCGATCGTCACGTCGCGGCGCATCCGCGCGTAGGCGCGACGGGTCGGGGCGGCATGGCGGTGGCCCTTCAGACCCTCCTCGAGCAGATCGTCGCTCCACGCGACCAGCAGGTCGCCGAGGAGAATCGCTCCGGATCGGCCGAACGCGTCGGAGTCGCCGGCCCAGTCGGCATCCTGATGCGCTTTCTGCAACGCGCGGTGGGCCGCGGGCTGACCTCGGCGCGTGTCGCTGTTGTCGACGAGGTCGTCGTGGACGAGGGCGGCGGCATGGAAGATCTCGAGGGAGGTGGCCACGGCCAGAGCCGACTCGTCGAAGGCGGAGGAGGGCGGGGCGTCGAGCGCGCGAACCGCACTCCACCCGGCGAGGCAGAAGCGGGCCCGCAGACGCTTTCCTCCCTGGAGGGCGGAAGCCCCCGATCGGGTGAACGCCTCCGCCTCCGGGCCCAGTGCAGAGGCGTACGATAGCTGTTCGGAGAGGAACTTGTCGAGTCGCTGGGAAACAGCTTCGATCGGTTCCGGGGAGGTCGCCACGGGCCTAGCCTAGTGATCCACGCCGCGCGTAGAATCGTCCACAACGAACAACAAAGGGGGATGCATGCCACTGTCAGAGCAGGAGCAGCGTCTACTGGACGAGATGGAGCGCCATCTCATGAGCAACGACACCGATGTGGTGTCTGCCCCCAGTCGTGCCCTCAGCTACCGCAACATCGTCCTCGGTTCCATCCTCGTGCTGGCCGGTCTCGGCGCTCTCGTCGCGGGCGTGTCGATAGGGTTCAACACCGGTTTCGTCGGCATCGCCGTGGGCGTCGTCGGATTCCTCCTCATGGTCGGCGGGGTCGTCTTCGCCGTCACCCCGACGCGCGGCGCCGCTCAGGCCGCACCCGCCGCGAAGCCCCGACCGGCTCGCGCCTCCGGTTCGTCGTTCATGGATCGCATGAACGAACGCTGGGACCGCCGCCACGACGGACCCTAAGCCCGACACCCACTTCTTCAGCACCGGCTCTTCGGAGCCGGTGCTTTTTCGTGCGCCCGGGGGCCTGTCCGCGACGGAATAGCGCCGTGGAGGGGAAGAGGGGCGAGATAAGGCCTCGAATCGCTCCCTTTTCCTCCACTCGAGCTGTCTTCGGGGGTGATTGTCGCGGTTCGGTGGCGGAAACACGCGGAGTCCGACGCGATCCGTCGGGGCGGTCGATCACTGTACACGGCTGTGCTTGCGCACAGAAGCCCCGGAATTTGATAGCAAAGTGGAGGGCGGTGGAGTAAAGTGGGGGAAACTTCGCAGGCCGGACGAAGGGGGTGGACGCCCGAATGCTGCTCGGAACGCACACACCCAAGCTCGACGACAAGGGTCGGGTCATCCTGCCGGCGAAGTTCCGTGACGATCTCGGCGCCGGAGTGGTGATCACGCGCGGGCAGGACCGCTGCCTCTACGTGTTCAGCACCGAGGAGTTCGAGCGCGTGCACGAGCGGATCCGCGAGGCCCCGCTCAGCAACAAGCAGGCCCGCGACTTCCTGCGCATGTTCCTCTCGGGGGCCAGCGCCGAGAAGCCCGACAGTCAGAACCGCATCACCGTCCCGCCCGCCTTGCGTACCTACGCGGGGCTCGGTCGCGAACTCGTCGTCACCGGCGTCGGAGCACACGCCGAGATCTGGGACGCCGAGGCGTGGAACTCCTACGCGGAGAGCAACGAAGAAACGTACGCCGAGATGGAACAGGAGGTGATCCCGGGACTCTTCTGACCCTTCGGCTGTGATGCCCAGCCGCTCGCCCTGACGCACTTCCCCGGCGCCAGGTCGACGCGGATGGGGATCAGAGTTCGAAGGTTCCGCCCGACACATCATGGACATCCGCGACATCCACACCCCCGTCCTGCTCGAGCGCTGCGCCGAGCTGCTGGGCCCTGCGCTCCACAAGCCCGGCTCGGTGTTCGTCGACGGAACGCTCGGTATGGGCGGCCACTCCGAGGCGTTCCTCGAACGCTTCCCCGAGACCCGTCTCATCGGCCTCGACCGCGACACCGACGCCCTTCGCATCGCGGGGGAGCGTCTCGCGCGTTTCGGCGACCGCGTGACCCTCGTGCACACCGTCTACGACGGGATCGCCGAGGCCGTGGCCTCTGCCGGTGTCGCCCAGGTCGACGGCATCCTGTTCGACCTCGGGGTGTCGTCGCTCCAGCTCGACGTCGCCGACCGCGGCTTCGCCTACGCCCAGGACGCGCCGCTCGACATGCGCATGGACCAGACCACCGGCGTGACGGCCGCGGAGGTGCTGGCGACCTACGGCGAGGGCGATCTGCGCCGCATCTTCGAGCGCTACGGCGAAGAGAAGCTCGCCGGTCGCTACGCCCGCGCGATCATCGCCGCCCGCGCCGAGGCGCCGCTCGAGCGCTCCGGCCAGCTGGTCGACGTCCTGCAGGCGGCCACTCCCGCCGCGGTGCTGCGCGAGCGTCACCCGGCCAAACGCGTCTTCCAGGCCCTGCGCATCGAGGTCAACGCCGAACTGTCGGTGCTCGAGCGAACGATCCCGGCCGCGCTGAGCGTGCTCGGTGTCGGCGGGCGCATCGTCGTGCTGTCGTATCAGTCGCTCGAGGACCGGTTGGTCAAGCGCGTCTTCGCCGACGCGTCGACGTCCACGGCTCCGCGCGGACTGCCCGTGGAGCTGCCCGAGCACGCGCCGAAGTTCCGGCTCCTCGTTCGCGGCGCGGAGCTGGCGGGCGACGAAGAGCGCGCTTTCAATCCCCGTGCCACCCCCGTGCGTCTGCGCGCGGCCGAGAGAATCCAGGAGGACGCATGAGTGCACCCCAGGCCATCGATGCGGCCTTCCTGCCCGACTTCCCGACGCCCGTTCGCGAGCGCCGGCTCACCGTCGTGCCCGCGACCGCGCGTCGTCGGGCCCCGCGGCGCCTGTTCGGCGTCATCGCCGTGCTCGGCGCGCTGGCGATCGTGCTGGTGCAGATGGGGCTCGGCATCCTGACGACCCAGAGCTCCTTCGAGATCTCGTCGCTCACCCAGCAGCAGCGCGATCTGACCTACCAGAAGCAGATCCTCTCCGACGAGAGCGCGGGACTCAGCTCGCCGCAGTACCTCGCGGCCAACGCCGCGGCGCTCGGCATGGTCATCGACGAGTCGCCGACGTACCTGCGCCTCAGCGACGGTGCCGTGATCGGCTCCGACAAGCCCGCAGACACCGCCTCCTCGGTGGACGCCAAGGGCCGCGGCTCGGTCGGCAACGCCCTGATCTCGGGTGTCCCGCTGGTGACCGACCCGGCGGCATCCACCACCGAGAACGGCACGGCCACTCCCGCGCCCGCGGCACCCGGGTCGCCCTCGCCGACCGAGGCCGCCGCCCCGACCGCCCAATCCGCGACACCCCCGCCGATCAGCGACGGTCTGCCGACTCCCGCGACACGATGAGAGCCATGACGACGACAACCTCCCGTTCCCCGCGGCGTCGCACCGTCGTCGCCCTCGCGGTCGTCCTGATCGTGATCATCGCCTTCGTCGTCCGCCTGGTCGACATCCAGGTCGTCAACGCCCGAGACCACGTGGACGACTCGCTCTCGATGGGGCTGCAGAACTCCCGCATCGAGTACGCCTCGCGCGGATCGATCGTCGACGACAACGGGGTGCCCCTGGCCACCAGCGTCAATCGCTACGACGTGCAGATCGACCCGATGCTCGCCGCGAAGGGCGTGACCACGCGCGACGACGACGGCAACGAGACCACGACGGCCTGGCCCGACCTGGCGGCCCAGATCGCCGGTGTCACCGGCCAGGACGCCGCCGACGTGCAGAAGATCGTCCAGGGTGCCGTGGCCGACAACCCCGAGTCGCGTTACGCGATGATCGCGAAGAACGTCTCGACCGAGCAGTACCGAGCCCTCGTGGCCCTGGGGCTGCCGTTCCTCAGCTTCCCGCCGCAGGCCGGTCGTATGTATCCCGACGGGGCGGTGGCGGGGAACCTGCTGGGCTTCGTCGGCAGCGACGGTCAGGCCCTCGCCGGCCTCGAGGCGGCCGACAACGATTGCCTCGCCTCGACCAACGGCAAGGTCGTCTTCCAGCAGAGCCGCGACGGCGTGGTGCTCCCGGGCACCGAGGTCGTCACTCAGCCCGCCGTCGACGGCGGCACCCTCAAGCTCACGATCGACCGCGACCTGCAGTGGTACCTGCAACAGCTCATCGCCGAGCAGGTGCAGAACACCGGGTCGTTGCGCGGCACCATCACCGTGGTCGAGGCCAAGACGGGCAAGATCCGGGCCCTCGCCGAGTACCCGACGGTCGACCCCAACGACCCCACGGCCACGGCCCCCGAGGACCGCGGCAGTCGTGCGTTCTCGAGCCCGTTCGAGCCCGGCTCGACGTTCAAGGCCCTCACGACGGCGATCGGCCTGGACAGCGGTTCGTACACGCCGCAGACGACGGTCACGGCCTCGGGGCGCGAGGTGCTGGACGGCGACGCGCGCGTCTCCGACGCGTTCTCGCACGGCCCGAACGTCTACACCCCCACCGGCGTCCTCATCGACTCCTCGAACGTGGGTATCTCCAAGTTCGCCGAGATGATCCCCGCGCAGACGCGCTTCGACTACCTGCAGAAGTTCGGCATGGGAACGACGAGCGCGATCGACTTCCCGGGTGAGTCGGGCGGCATTCTGCACCCGGTCCAGGACTGGGACAAGCAGACCTTCTTCAACACGGCTTTCGGTCAGGGCCTGTCGGTCACCGTGCCCCAGCTCGTGGGCGCGTACCAGACCATCGCCAACGGCGGCGTGAAGAAGCCGCTGTCGATCGTCGAGGGCTGCACCGCGGCCGACGGCACCGTCACCGACGTCCCCTCGACCGAGGGCACCCAGGTCATCTCGACCGACACGGCGAAGGAGGTCTCGCTCATGCTCGAGAACGTCGCCACGCAGGGCGAGCTCGCCTCGAAGATCGCCATTCCCGGCTACCGCATCGCGATCAAGACCGGTACGGGTGAGAAAGTCGACGAGAACACGGGTGCCTACAAGCCCGACGCGTACTTCACCACGATGATCGGTTTCGCCCCCGCCGACGACCCGCAGTACGTCGTCGCGGTCAACCTGGACGAGCCGCGGACGGTAAAATCGTCGGCGGCCACCGCCCCCGCGTTCCAGAAGGCCCTCACCCAGGTTCTCAAGTCGTACCGGGTGATCCCGTCCGGAACCACGACCCCCGAACTGCCCAAGTTCGGCTGAGAAAGGGCCCACGTCGGTCTCGTCTCGGTAACGAATGCGACCGGAAAGGGCGTCCCACAGCAATGATCTCCCTCAGCCTCTCCCACCTCGCCGACGTGCTCGGCGGGCGCCTCGTCGTCCGCGGCGACGACACTGCCGACACCCTCGTCTCGGGGCTCGTCGACACCGACTCGCGCCTGATCGAGCCCGGCGGCATCTTCGTCGCCAAGCCCGGTGAGACCACCGACGGCCACCTCTTCGTCGGCACGGCCGTCGAGCGGGGCGCGGCCCTCGCGATCGTCGAACGCGAGCTCGACGACGCGGTGAGCCAGATCGTCGTCCCGGATGCCGTGGCCGCCCTCGGCGACCTGGCTCGGGACGTGGTGGCTCGAGTCCGCGAGACGGGCGCGCTCAAGATCGTCGGCATCACGGGGTCGAATGGCAAGACGACCACGAAGAACCTCCTCGCCTGCATCCTCGAGGACGAGGGAGAGACGGTGTCACCGCGCGCCTCGTTCAACAACGAGGTCGGCGCCCCGCTGACGATGCTGCGCGTCACCGAGAACACGCGCTACCTCGTGAGCGAGTTCGGAGCCAGTGCCCCGGGCGCCATCGCGCACCTCGCGGGTCTGGTCACCCCCGACATCGGAGTCGTGCTGATGGTCGGCATGGCGCACGCCGGCGGGTTCGGCGGCATCGAGTCGACGTTCCATGCCAAGAGCGAGTTGGTGAAGGCCACCCGCGAAGGCGGCCTCGCCGTCCTCAATGCCGACGATCCGCGCGTGGCCGCGATGGAGCCGATCGCGCGCGAGCGCGGGCAGGACGTACGGTGGTTCGGCCGGGGCGAGCGGGCCGAGGTGCGCGCCGTCGACGTGGAGGTCTCGGCATCCGGGACCCGCGCCGATCTGGTGATCGACGGAGAACCCTTCACCCTCACCCTGCGCGTGCTCGGTGAGCACCACGTGATGAACGCTCTCGCGGCCCTCGCCGCCGCCACCGCGCTCGGCGTGCCCGCAGCCCACGCGATCGCCCGTCTCGAGACCGTCGAGATCGCCGAGCGCTGGCGGATGCAGCCGCTGGGTTCCGATCGCGTGCGCATCATCAACGACGCGTACAACGCCAGCCCCGACTCCATGGCCGCCGCCCTTCGCACCCTCGCCCAGATCACCGGTCCCGAGGAGCGAACGGTCGCCGTCCTGGGCGCGATGAGCGAGCTGGGCGAGTACGCCGACGAGGAGCACGACCGTGTGGGACTGCTGGCCGTGCGCCTGCGCATTCAGCGGATCGTCGTGATCGGACCCGAGGCGCGCCGCATGTACCTCGAGGCCATCGCCCAGGGCTCCTGGGACGGCGAGGCCGTCTTCTTCGCCGACGCCGATGCGGCCTACGACTACCTCTCGACCGAACTGCGCGACGGTGATCGCGTGCTGGTGAAGTCGTCGAACTCGGCGGGGCTCCGGCACCTCGGCGACCGTCTGGGAGACTTGTTCGCGTGAGATCACTTCTGACGTCGGCTGCGATCTCGCTCGCCTTCACCCTCTTCCTCACCCCGGTCTTCCTCCGGTGGTTCCGCAAGTGGGGCTGGGGCCAGGTCATCCGCACCCCCGAGAACGTGCACAACCCCTCGCACGGGGCCAAGCGCGGCACTCCCACCATGGGTGGCACGATCTTCATCCTCGGGACGATGGTCGGGTACTTCATCGGTTCGTACGCCGGTAACAACCCGCCCACGGTCTCGGGCCTGCTCGTGCTGTGGCTCATGCTCGGCTTCGGTGTGGTCGGCTTCATCGACGACTACATGAAGATCCGCCAGCAGCGCAGCCTCGGACTCTCCGGCTGGCGCAAGATCGCCGGTCAGGTGATCGTGGTCGTGCCCTTCGCGATCGTGGCGTTGAACTTCCCGAACACGGTCGGACAGACCGCCGCCTCGGGCTACGTCTCCGTGTTCCGCGACATCCAGCTGCTGTCGTTCTTCGCGCTCGGGCCGATCCTCGGATGGCTGCTCTACCTCGCGTGGATCTCGCTCATCGGAACCGCGACCTCCAACTCGGTCAACGTCGCCGACGGTCTCGACGGCCTCGC
Encoded here:
- the mraY gene encoding phospho-N-acetylmuramoyl-pentapeptide-transferase; translated protein: MRSLLTSAAISLAFTLFLTPVFLRWFRKWGWGQVIRTPENVHNPSHGAKRGTPTMGGTIFILGTMVGYFIGSYAGNNPPTVSGLLVLWLMLGFGVVGFIDDYMKIRQQRSLGLSGWRKIAGQVIVVVPFAIVALNFPNTVGQTAASGYVSVFRDIQLLSFFALGPILGWLLYLAWISLIGTATSNSVNVADGLDGLAAGSGIFVVGAYSLMAFWQNKQVCADVLDPTVQAGCYAVRDPFDLAIVGASFVGALVGFLWWNAPKAKVFMGDCGSMAIGGVIAALAIFTRTELLLILIAGVYVIASGSVILQRAYFKITRGKRLFLMSPLHHHLEMRGWPEVTIVVRMWIIAGLLAVSGIGFFYVEWLSRV